DNA from Actinoplanes sp. SE50/110:
CGGCCACCAGGTCGTCGGACTCGCTGATGTCCTTGCCGTCGACCTTGGTGATCACGTCACCCTTCTGCAGGCCGGCCTTGTCCGCCGCGCTCTTCGACACGACCTGGCTGACCAGGGCCCCGCCGTTCTCCCCGGTGGTGACGCTGACGCCGAGCGCCGGGTGGCTGACCTTCTTGCCGGACATCAGCGACTCGGCCACGGTCTTGGCCTTGTCACTGGGGATCGCGAAACCCAGACCGATGTTGCCGGAGCCGGAACCGGAGGTGGCGATCGCCGAGTTGATCCCGATCACCTCGCCGTTCACGTTGACCAGCGCACCGCCGGAGTTACCCGGGTTGATCGGGGCGTCGGTCTGCAGCAGGCCGGTCATCGTGGTGCTGCCGCTGCCGCCCTGTTGCTGCTGCGACTGGCCGAACGGGTTCTGCCCCTGGCCCTGCTGGTCCTGCTCGCTGCTGGACTGGATGGTGCGGTCCTTGGCGCTGATGATGCCGGCGGTGACCGAGCCCTCCAGGCCGAGCGGGCTGCCCAGCGCCAGCACGGTGTCGCCAACCTGCATCTGCGAGCTGTCCCCGAAGGTGGCGGCCTTCAGGTTCGACACCCCGGTGGCCTTGACCACGGCCAGGTCGGTGCGCGGGTCGGTGCCGACGATGGTGGCGGTGGTCTTCTTGCCGTCCGCGAAGATGATGTTCACCGTGTCGCCGGTGGCGGTGGCGACCACGTGGTTGTTGGTCACGATGTAGCCGTCGGCGCTGAGGATCACGCCGGAGCCCTCACCCGACTGGGTGGTGATGGAGACGACGCTGTCCTGCACCGCGGAGGCGATCTGGGCCAGCGACGACCGGTCCACCACCCGGCTGACCGAGGTGTTGCCGGACTTCACCGTGGCCGGCGCGTTGTCGTCGTGCACCGCCAGTGCGGTGGCGGCGCCGACCCCGCCGGAGAGCAGCGCGATCAGCACGGCCGCCGCGCCGGCCAGCACGAACTTGCGTCCGCGGCCGGGGTTGCGGGGCGGCTGGTCGACCGGCTGGGCCCAGACCGGGACGACGCCCTCCGGGTTGGTGGTGTGCTGCCAGCCGGGCTGCTGACCGTAGCCGGGGTGCTGCCCGTACTGGGGGTAGCCCGAGGTGGGGGCGGCGGACACCGGCTGCTGCCAGGGCGACTGGGGCGGGTGCGGCGGCTGCGGGGCGGGCTGCTGGTAGCCGCCCGGCACGGGCTGCGCCCAAGGATTGTGCGGCGGCTGGGGGTGCTGCGGCTGCTGGGGGTGCTGCGGCGCCGGGGGCTGCTGCGGGTACTGCGGAGCCGCGGACGGGTGAGCGGCGTTCTGCGGGGCGGCCGGCGGCTGCGCTGCGGTCGGCTGCTCAGACTCCACCCGCTCCGTGCTGAACTGCTCAGCGCCGGCGTCCGCGGGCTGCGGGTTGGTCTCGTTCTCGTTCATGGTGATTACTCTGCCCCGTGCTACTCGTACCGGACTGTGCTAGTCCTGGATGTTTTCTGTGAACCTTTTTTCGACATTTATGGTAGGCAAAGTGACGCGGAACGTGGCGCCCTGACCGGGTTCGCTCAGCACGTCGACGGTGCCGTTGTGGGAGCGCACGATGGCCGCCACGATGGCCAGGCCCAGCCCGGTCCCGGTGGCCTCCCGCTGAGTGTTGCGGGTCCGTGCGCCGTCCGCCCGGTAGAACCGCTCGAAGACGCGGCTCCGCTGCTCCTCGCTCAGGCCCGGGCCGGTGTCGGCCACCTCCACCACCGCGCGGTCCGGCCCGGCGGCGTAGAGGCGCAGCGCCACGGTGGCCTCCGGCGGGGTGTGCACCAGCGCGTTGGTGACCAGGTTCCCGATCACCTGGCGCAGCCGGGCGTCGTCGCCGAGCGCGATCAGCCGCTCGTGGTCGTCCCGGACGTCCAGCTCGATGGTCCGGTCCGGGTGGGTGGCCCGGGCCGCGCCGACCGCGTCCACGGCCAGCACCGGCAACTCGACCGGGGCCAGATTGAGCGGGCGCTCCCGGTCGAGGCGGGCGAGCAGCAGCAGATCCTCGACGAGCAGGCCCATCCGGGCGGCCTCGTCCTCGATCCGGCGGACCAGGCGGGCGACCGCCTCCGGGTCGGAGACCGCGCCCTGTCGGTAGAGCTCGGCGAAGCCACGGATAGTGGTCAACGGCGTACGCAGTTCGTGGGAGGCGTCCGCGACGAACTGCCGCATCTTCTCCTCGGAGCGCACCGCGCGCCCCTCGGAGAGCTGGGCGGCCTCGGCCGCCTCCATGGCCTGCCGCTCCGAGGTGGCCCGGGCGTAGAAGGCCGCCTCGATCTGGGCCAGCATCGCGTTCACCGCGGTGGACAGCCGGCCGAGCTCGGTGGTCGGCTCACCGCCGTCCACCTCCGGGTCGGGCACCCGCTGGCTGTAGTCGCCGGCCGCGATCCGGCCGGCGGTCCGCTCGATCTGCAGCAGCGGGATCAGGCTCTGCCGGACCAGTGCCGCGCCGACGATCGCGAGGGCGAGCAGCACGCCCGTGCCGACCAGCACGTCGACCCACACCAGCCGGCCGATCACCCCCTGGACGTTGCCCATCTGCTCGCCGACCGTGAGCACGTCGCCGTTGTCCAGCACCTTGACCCGGACCCGCCAGGTGTACAACCCGTCGGCCGACCGGCTCGTGTACAGCTTGCCGTCGTACTCGGCGACCTTCTCCGCCCCGGTGATCAGCGTGGGCAGGCTGTTGCCGCTCGTCAATCTGCTCTTGCTGCCGACGCCGACGCCGACCCCGCCGACGCTCGTGAGCACGACCAGGTAATCCCGCGGCGTGTAGACCCGGATGCCCGAGTCGTCCTGAATGAGGACGGCCGCGTCCTCGGAGAACTCGGTGAGCTGCGCGTCCAGCCGGGACATCAGATAGGTGCGCAGCGCGATGGTGCTGGCCGAGCTGATCAGCGTAAGCGCGGCGAACACCAGGACCAGCACCGACGCGACGAGTTTGGTCCGCAGCGAGATCTTGCGCAGGGTGGGCTGCGGCGGGAACGCCTGGCGCACCCGCTCGGAGATCGACATCATCGCGGCCTAGACGGCGGGTTTACGGAGCACGTAACCCACCCCGCGCAGGGTATGGATCAGGCGCGGTTGCACGTTGTCCACCTTGCGCCGCAGGTAGGAGATGTACGACTCGACGATGTTGTCGTCACCGCGGAAGTCGTATTTCCACACGTGGTCCAGGATCTGCGCCTTGGAGAGCACCCGGTTGGCGTTGAGCATCAGGTAGCGCAGGAGCTTGAACTCGGTCGGCGAGAGCTGCACCCGGCTGCCCGCCCGATAGACCTCATGGGTCTCCTCGTCGAGCTCCAGATCGGCGAAGACCAGCCGGGACGGCTGCTCCTCGCCGGCCGTGGTGCGGCGCAGCACCGCCCGGATCCGGGCGGTCAGCTCCTCCAGGCTGAACGGCTTGGTGACGTAGTCGTCGCCGCCCAGGGTGAGCCCGCGGATCTTGTCGTCGGTCCCGTCCCGGGCGGTCAGGAAGACCACCGGGGTGCGCTGTCCGCCCTCGCGCATCAGCCGGATCACCTCGAAGCCGTCGAGGTCGGGGAGCATCACGTCGAGCACGACCAGGTCGGGCGCCGCGCTGCGGGCCGCGCTGACCGCGGCGCTGCCACTGGTCGCGGTGGTCACATCGAACCCGGCGAAGCGCAGGCTGGCGGAGAGCAGCTCGAGGATGTTGGCGTCGTCCTCGACGACGAGCAACTTCGCCTCGCTCTGCTTAGGCTGGGTGTCGTTGCGCTGGGTCTGGGCGGCCATACGGCCATCCTCTCCCCGCCCGCTGCACCTCCGCTGCAGGCTTGCTGAAAATTATCTGTGAGAGGGAATCAGGCGGCCAGCCGGTACCCGTGCCCGGCCATGCTGCGCTGCGCGGCCCGCGCCAGCGCCCGTCGGTCGGCCCCCGGCATCGGCCGCAGCGCCGGCGCGGTGATCACGGTGACCGTGGTCCGGCGCACCCGGGCCACCCGCAGCAGCGACTCCAGCAGCGTGTCGTCGCCGATGAACGACGCCTCGGCGGTGTCGTAGATGATCGAGGTGGGCACCACCGGGGCGCCGGCGTCGATCGCCGCCTGGAACAGCGCCGGACGGAAGTCCCCCTGCTCGGCCCCGCAGTACGTGGTGCCCTCCGGGAACGCCGCCACCGAGCGGCCGCCCCGCAGCGCCCGGGCCACCTCGCCCACCGTCACGGGCAGCTCCCGCGGCCGGGTCCGGTCGATGAAGATGGTGCCGCTGCGGCCCGCCGTCGCACCGATCCCGGGCCAGGCCCGCACGTCGTGCTTGGCGACCAGGCGCACCGGCGTGACCGCGACCAGCGCCAGGATGTCCATCCAGGAGATGTGGTTGGCCACCAGCAGGCTGCCCGGGCGCGGTGCCGGGCCGCGCCGGATCAGCCGCACGCCCATCACCGCGAGCATCGTCCGGGCCAGCGTGCGCAGCGCCGCGCCGCGGATCAGCGCGGCCGGCAGCAGGCCGAGCAGCAGCACCAGGAGCATCCCGGTGAGCCGGAATCCGGCGGTCCAGCCGCGCGCCCGCGGCCCGCCGCCGGTGCGGCAGGCGTCCCCGCAGCCCGAGGCCGGCTGCCAGAGCGTGCTCATCGGTCGCCGCCCAGGAAGTGGCGGCGGTACCGCGGGTCCAGCCGGTCCAGCGAGAACAGCACGTAGAAGTCGGCGCAGTCGAAGTCCGGGTCGTAGGCCGGTTCGCCGCAGACCCAGCTGCCCAGCCGCAGGTAACCCTTGAGCAGCGGCGGAACCGTCACCTTCGGGTCGGCGACCAGATCGGCCGGGGGCGTCCACGGGGTGCGCGGGCGGATCCGCAGCGCCGGCGGGGCCAGGTGCCCGGCGTTGATCCGCTCCCGCACCCCGGCCGCCAGCCCGCCGCCGTCGGCCAGCGGTACCGAGGCGCAGCCGCCCAGCCAGCGCAGGTCGTTCAGGTGCAGATACCGGGCGATGCCGGTCCACATGAGGTTCATCACCGCGCCGGTGCGGTGGTCCGGATGCACGCACGAGCGGCCGATCTCGACCAGCTGGTCGCGCAGCGGGCGCAGCGCGCTCAGGTCGAACTCGCCGTCGGCGTAGCGGCGGCCGGCCCGCCCGGCGGCGCGCGGCGGGAGCATCCGGTAGGTGCCGACCACCGCGCCGGTCGCGTCGTCGCGCACGATCAGGTGGTCGCAGAACTCGTCGAGCGCGTCCACGTCGCGTCCGTCGGCCGCGGTCGTGAGGGTGGCTCCGAGCTCGCCGGCGAAGACGTCGTGACGCAGTCGCTGTGCGGCCTCGATCTGCGCCGCCCGATCCGCGATGAGAAGCGTGTAGCCGCTGGTCCCGGTGGGTGCGGCGGCTGTCATCAGAACTGCCATGTGACCTGTGTAAGGGTGACAGCTGCCGATGGAGTGTCGGGTCAGGTGGCGATGCGTGTCCGGCTGATGAACGGCTTGTGCGAAGGTCGCAGGATGCGAATTCCCGCACGTTTCAACGGTCCGCCCGGCTCCGGCAACGGCGGCTGGTGCGCCGGCGCCTTCGCCGTCGCCGCCGGCGCGGCGCCGGACGGCGCCACCCATCAGGTGACCCTGCGGCGGCCTCCGCCCCTGGAGGTCGATCTCACGGTCCGAGACGACGGTGTGTACGCCGACGGCGAGCTGATCGCCTCGCTCGACGCCGGCGCCGTGAACGCCGGGCCGGGCGTCGAGCCGGTCGGCTGGGACACCGCGGTCGCCGCCTCGCGCGACTATCCCGGCTTCACCGGTCACCCCTTCCCCACCTGTTTCGTGTGCGGCCCGGACCGTGCCGAGGGGGACGGCCTGCGGATCTTCCCGGGGCGTCTGCCGGACGGCCGGACCGCCGCGCCGTGGACGGTGCCGGCCGAGGTCGACCTGCCGCTGCTGTGGGCGGCGCTGGACTGCCCGGGCGGCTGGGCGGCGATCCGCGAGGGCCGCCCGTACGTGCTGGGCCGGTTGGCGGTGGCCGCTGTCGCGCTGCCCGAGCCGGGCGCACGGTGTGTGATCACCGGCGCGGTGTCCGAGCTGGCCGGTCGCAAGGCCCTGGTGGACTCGGCGGTGCACGGCCCGGACGGGCGGCGGCTGGCGGTGGCCCGGGCCACCTGGATCGCCACGGTGTGACGCACGCGATCGATGTCCGGGCTCACAGAGCGGACGTCCGGACGGACCGCGCTCGCGCACGGCGTAGCCTGGTACCGGATCCTAGCCCGTCCCGCGTGACGAGTTGGTCACGTGATGACAAACACGGTGAAAGAGGCGAACGCGGCAGTGTCGACGCAGCAGACTTCGCAGGACAACCCACTCGCGGATTTCGGTCCCAACGAGTGGATCGTCGACGAGATGTATCAGCGATACCTGGCCGATCCGACCAGTGTCGACCCTGCCTGGCACGATTTCTTCGCCGACTACAAGCCGGCGACCGCCTCGGGCTCGATCGTGACACCCGACGAGGCCACCGCGGCGAACGCGACCAAGAGCGCCGCCAAGGCCGGCACCGACGCGCCCGCCGCGGCCACCGTGGCGCCGGCCAAGCCGGTCACCCCGCCCGCCCCGGCGGCGAAGAAGGCGG
Protein-coding regions in this window:
- a CDS encoding S1C family serine protease, with amino-acid sequence MNENETNPQPADAGAEQFSTERVESEQPTAAQPPAAPQNAAHPSAAPQYPQQPPAPQHPQQPQHPQPPHNPWAQPVPGGYQQPAPQPPHPPQSPWQQPVSAAPTSGYPQYGQHPGYGQQPGWQHTTNPEGVVPVWAQPVDQPPRNPGRGRKFVLAGAAAVLIALLSGGVGAATALAVHDDNAPATVKSGNTSVSRVVDRSSLAQIASAVQDSVVSITTQSGEGSGVILSADGYIVTNNHVVATATGDTVNIIFADGKKTTATIVGTDPRTDLAVVKATGVSNLKAATFGDSSQMQVGDTVLALGSPLGLEGSVTAGIISAKDRTIQSSSEQDQQGQGQNPFGQSQQQQGGSGSTTMTGLLQTDAPINPGNSGGALVNVNGEVIGINSAIATSGSGSGNIGLGFAIPSDKAKTVAESLMSGKKVSHPALGVSVTTGENGGALVSQVVSKSAADKAGLQKGDVITKVDGKDISESDDLVAAVQSGTVGQQMTITFTRNGAEKQVTVTLAESQ
- a CDS encoding HAMP domain-containing sensor histidine kinase, translating into MSISERVRQAFPPQPTLRKISLRTKLVASVLVLVFAALTLISSASTIALRTYLMSRLDAQLTEFSEDAAVLIQDDSGIRVYTPRDYLVVLTSVGGVGVGVGSKSRLTSGNSLPTLITGAEKVAEYDGKLYTSRSADGLYTWRVRVKVLDNGDVLTVGEQMGNVQGVIGRLVWVDVLVGTGVLLALAIVGAALVRQSLIPLLQIERTAGRIAAGDYSQRVPDPEVDGGEPTTELGRLSTAVNAMLAQIEAAFYARATSERQAMEAAEAAQLSEGRAVRSEEKMRQFVADASHELRTPLTTIRGFAELYRQGAVSDPEAVARLVRRIEDEAARMGLLVEDLLLLARLDRERPLNLAPVELPVLAVDAVGAARATHPDRTIELDVRDDHERLIALGDDARLRQVIGNLVTNALVHTPPEATVALRLYAAGPDRAVVEVADTGPGLSEEQRSRVFERFYRADGARTRNTQREATGTGLGLAIVAAIVRSHNGTVDVLSEPGQGATFRVTLPTINVEKRFTENIQD
- a CDS encoding response regulator transcription factor — encoded protein: MAAQTQRNDTQPKQSEAKLLVVEDDANILELLSASLRFAGFDVTTATSGSAAVSAARSAAPDLVVLDVMLPDLDGFEVIRLMREGGQRTPVVFLTARDGTDDKIRGLTLGGDDYVTKPFSLEELTARIRAVLRRTTAGEEQPSRLVFADLELDEETHEVYRAGSRVQLSPTEFKLLRYLMLNANRVLSKAQILDHVWKYDFRGDDNIVESYISYLRRKVDNVQPRLIHTLRGVGYVLRKPAV
- a CDS encoding 1-acyl-sn-glycerol-3-phosphate acyltransferase, with protein sequence MSTLWQPASGCGDACRTGGGPRARGWTAGFRLTGMLLVLLLGLLPAALIRGAALRTLARTMLAVMGVRLIRRGPAPRPGSLLVANHISWMDILALVAVTPVRLVAKHDVRAWPGIGATAGRSGTIFIDRTRPRELPVTVGEVARALRGGRSVAAFPEGTTYCGAEQGDFRPALFQAAIDAGAPVVPTSIIYDTAEASFIGDDTLLESLLRVARVRRTTVTVITAPALRPMPGADRRALARAAQRSMAGHGYRLAA
- a CDS encoding GNAT family N-acetyltransferase, whose protein sequence is MAVLMTAAAPTGTSGYTLLIADRAAQIEAAQRLRHDVFAGELGATLTTAADGRDVDALDEFCDHLIVRDDATGAVVGTYRMLPPRAAGRAGRRYADGEFDLSALRPLRDQLVEIGRSCVHPDHRTGAVMNLMWTGIARYLHLNDLRWLGGCASVPLADGGGLAAGVRERINAGHLAPPALRIRPRTPWTPPADLVADPKVTVPPLLKGYLRLGSWVCGEPAYDPDFDCADFYVLFSLDRLDPRYRRHFLGGDR